Proteins from one Periplaneta americana isolate PAMFEO1 chromosome 6, P.americana_PAMFEO1_priV1, whole genome shotgun sequence genomic window:
- the LOC138701814 gene encoding uncharacterized protein — MEQRNVTRLKNMREILRSDLVFEDICTALLQEELISGEEYQRIKNKVTDPEKIDILIDILPGKGPESFTKFVNILEKDYRWLATNLQTAEEKIEMNNERPTSTQNLNIGITREMMAVVRRNHRVIKGWTGLAHMLGLTHRIHNIRTRVNIYCEEADVCVIYLLEDWIGHSPKEATLGGLLYALREEGYNDCADELEAKFG, encoded by the exons ATGGAACAAAGGAATGTTACAAGACTAAAGAATATGCGTGAGATTTTACGTTCTGATCTAGTATTTGAAGACATCTGCACTGCCTTACTTCAGGAAGAACTGATAAGTGGTGAAGAGTATCAGCGCATCAAGAATAAAGTTACAGATCCAGAAAAAATTGATATTCTTATTGACATTTTGCCTGGTAAAGGACCTGAGAGCTTTACAAAATTTGTTAACATACTTGAAAAGGATTATCGATGGCTAGCCACAAATCTTCAGACTGCTGAAGAGAAGATTGAAATGAACAATGAAAGGCCAACTAGTACTCAAAACCTCAACATCG GCATAACACGTGAAATGATGGCAGTTGTGCGTCGAAACCATAGGGTGATAAAGGGTTGGACAGGGCTGGCACATATGCTTGGTTTGACGCATCGAATACACAATATTAGAACCAGAGTAAATATCTACTGTGAAGAGGCAGATGTTTGTGTGATTTATTTGTTAGAAGATTGGATTGGGCACTCgcctaaagaagccacacttggTGGATTACTGTATGCACTTAGAGAGGAAGGATACAATGACTGTGCAG atgagcTGGAGGCTAAATTTGGTTGA